In the Perca flavescens isolate YP-PL-M2 chromosome 20, PFLA_1.0, whole genome shotgun sequence genome, one interval contains:
- the LOC114547412 gene encoding interferon alpha-inducible protein 27-like protein 2A isoform X1 — translation MGLLTFVALGGGAVPSAVLCCCPCAVAGVVGAPFVLGAVGFTSAGIAAGSYAASMMSAAAVANGGGVAAGGLVALCQAAAAGGLSGAATAVAASAGAAGVGGTVLGLAALI, via the exons ATGGGACTGT TAACGTTCGTTGCTCTAGGAGGAGGAGCAG TTCCCtctgctgtgttgtgttgttgtccaTGTGCAGTAGCTGGTGTGGTCGGGGCTCCTTTTGTTCTGGGAGCCGTAGGTTTCACCTCAGCTGGAATAGCAGCAGGCTCCTATGCTGCTAGCATGATGTCGGCTGCTGCAGTCGCTAACGGAGGAGGAGTGGCAGCGGGAGGTCTGGTGGCTCTTTGTCAGGCAGCAG CTGCAGGCGGTCTGTCAGGAGCTGCCACTGCTGTTGCGGCTAGCGCTGGAGCAGCTGGAGTTGGAGGAACAGTGCTAGGCCTCGCTGCACTCATCTGA
- the LOC114547412 gene encoding interferon alpha-inducible protein 27-like protein 2A isoform X2, producing MGLLTFVALGGGAVAGVVGAPFVLGAVGFTSAGIAAGSYAASMMSAAAVANGGGVAAGGLVALCQAAAAGGLSGAATAVAASAGAAGVGGTVLGLAALI from the exons ATGGGACTGT TAACGTTCGTTGCTCTAGGAGGAGGAGCAG TAGCTGGTGTGGTCGGGGCTCCTTTTGTTCTGGGAGCCGTAGGTTTCACCTCAGCTGGAATAGCAGCAGGCTCCTATGCTGCTAGCATGATGTCGGCTGCTGCAGTCGCTAACGGAGGAGGAGTGGCAGCGGGAGGTCTGGTGGCTCTTTGTCAGGCAGCAG CTGCAGGCGGTCTGTCAGGAGCTGCCACTGCTGTTGCGGCTAGCGCTGGAGCAGCTGGAGTTGGAGGAACAGTGCTAGGCCTCGCTGCACTCATCTGA
- the LOC114547411 gene encoding cytosolic 5'-nucleotidase 1A isoform X2 has protein sequence MEKEQQIYEQQGMEEYIKYQVEHETQPFSPGPAFSFVKALEAVNTRLRELYPESEELFDVVLMTNNQEYIDQRLINTINHHQLRFCMTGGNHTYHTNLYLSADPVKVREALEEGIAAATMFTPEKITEVSETPLRVTFDGDGVLFSDEAENLFNEEGLEKFLENEKTHANKPLGHGPLKGFLEALGKLQKKFYGKGQRMDCPIRTYLVTARDEDISGIRAKNTLQSWGLEIDETYFLAGAPKGPILEKIRAHIFFDDKMSYVEEAAKMGIVACHVPYGKANRESQERD, from the exons ATGGAGAAGGAGCAGCAGATCTACGAGCAGCAGGGCATGGAAGAGTACATCAAGTATCAGGTGGAGCATGAAACGCAGCCTTTCAGCCCCGGTCCTGCCTTCTCTTTTGTCAAG GCTCTGGAGGCGGTGAACACTCGACTGAGGGAGCTTTACCCCGAGAGCGAGGAGCTCTTTGATGTTGTGCTCATGACCAACAACCAAGAATACATTGACCAAAGACTCATCAATACCATCAATCATCACC AGTTGCGCTTCTGTATGACAGGGGGAAACCACACCTACCACACTAACCTTTACCTGTCTGCTGATCCAGTCAAGGTTCGGGAAGCACTGGAAGAAG GTATAGCAGCAGCCACGATGTTCACCCCAGAGAAGATAACAGAAGTGTCGGAGACTCCGCTGCGTGTCACCTTTGATGGTGACGGCGTTCTCTTCTCTGATGAGGCTGAGAACCTTTTCAATGAGGAAGGACTGGAAAAGTTCCTTGAGAACGAGAAGACACACGCGAACAAGCCTCTGGGCCAT GGACCATTGAAAGGTTTTCTGGAGGCTTTAGGAAAGCTGCAGAAGAAGTTTTATGGCAAAGGACAGCGCATGGACTGCCCCATCCGGACCTACTTGGTGACAGCTCGCGATGAAGACATCTCTGGCATCAGAGCCAAAAATACTTTGCAGTCATGGGGTCTGGAGATCGACGAGACTTACTTTCTGGCAGGGGCACCCAAGGGCCCCATACTTGAGAAGATCAGAGCACACATTTTCTTTGATGACAAGATGAGTTACGTAGAGGAGGCCGCTAAAATGGGGATAGTGGCGTGCCACGTGCCCTATGGGAAAGCTAACAGAGAGTCACAAGAAAGGGATTAA
- the LOC114547411 gene encoding cytosolic 5'-nucleotidase 1A isoform X1, protein MNPNNSQTRTANGQDLASSSNQTPGEDARAVLKPSTLVRNLKPPKPENAITIGVSARVLFNMEKEQQIYEQQGMEEYIKYQVEHETQPFSPGPAFSFVKALEAVNTRLRELYPESEELFDVVLMTNNQEYIDQRLINTINHHQLRFCMTGGNHTYHTNLYLSADPVKVREALEEGIAAATMFTPEKITEVSETPLRVTFDGDGVLFSDEAENLFNEEGLEKFLENEKTHANKPLGHGPLKGFLEALGKLQKKFYGKGQRMDCPIRTYLVTARDEDISGIRAKNTLQSWGLEIDETYFLAGAPKGPILEKIRAHIFFDDKMSYVEEAAKMGIVACHVPYGKANRESQERD, encoded by the exons ATGAATCCAAATAACAGTCAGACTCGGACCGCCAATGGACAGGACTTGGCCAGCAGCAGTAACCAAACCCCCGGAGAAGATGCTAGGGCGGTTTTGAAGCCCTCCACCCTCGTCAGGAATCTTAAACCA CCCAAGCCAGAGAATGCTATCACCATTGGCGTGTCAGCACGAGTTCTCTTCAACATGGAGAAGGAGCAGCAGATCTACGAGCAGCAGGGCATGGAAGAGTACATCAAGTATCAGGTGGAGCATGAAACGCAGCCTTTCAGCCCCGGTCCTGCCTTCTCTTTTGTCAAG GCTCTGGAGGCGGTGAACACTCGACTGAGGGAGCTTTACCCCGAGAGCGAGGAGCTCTTTGATGTTGTGCTCATGACCAACAACCAAGAATACATTGACCAAAGACTCATCAATACCATCAATCATCACC AGTTGCGCTTCTGTATGACAGGGGGAAACCACACCTACCACACTAACCTTTACCTGTCTGCTGATCCAGTCAAGGTTCGGGAAGCACTGGAAGAAG GTATAGCAGCAGCCACGATGTTCACCCCAGAGAAGATAACAGAAGTGTCGGAGACTCCGCTGCGTGTCACCTTTGATGGTGACGGCGTTCTCTTCTCTGATGAGGCTGAGAACCTTTTCAATGAGGAAGGACTGGAAAAGTTCCTTGAGAACGAGAAGACACACGCGAACAAGCCTCTGGGCCAT GGACCATTGAAAGGTTTTCTGGAGGCTTTAGGAAAGCTGCAGAAGAAGTTTTATGGCAAAGGACAGCGCATGGACTGCCCCATCCGGACCTACTTGGTGACAGCTCGCGATGAAGACATCTCTGGCATCAGAGCCAAAAATACTTTGCAGTCATGGGGTCTGGAGATCGACGAGACTTACTTTCTGGCAGGGGCACCCAAGGGCCCCATACTTGAGAAGATCAGAGCACACATTTTCTTTGATGACAAGATGAGTTACGTAGAGGAGGCCGCTAAAATGGGGATAGTGGCGTGCCACGTGCCCTATGGGAAAGCTAACAGAGAGTCACAAGAAAGGGATTAA
- the LOC114547414 gene encoding interferon alpha-inducible protein 27-like protein 2 produces MGLLTAVFIATGTAIAAPVVLGVVGALGFTSAGIAVSSYAASMMPVANGGAVAAGSAVAVLHAAGAAATGAGAAVGWLAAIII; encoded by the exons atgggGCTAT TGACTGCCGTGTTTATTGCAACAG GTACTGCCATCGCAGCTCCTGTTGTTCTGGGAGTAGTAGGAGCCTTAGGTTTCACCTCAGCTGGAATAGCAGTAAGCTCCTATGCTGCTAGCATGATGCCGGTCGCTAACGGAGGAGCAGTGGCAGCAGGAAGTGCAGTGGCTGTTTTGCACGCAGCAG GTGCAGCTGCGACTGGCGCTGGAGCAGCAGTGGGATGGCTGGCTGCCATAATCATCTAA